Within Paenibacillus albicereus, the genomic segment TGATCCGGTATTTGATCTTGCCGTCGGACAAATCTCGAAACGGCTCAACCATGGTCCATGGGATCGGATACAGGTCCGCAGGCCGCCCCCGCCCGTCGAGGGTGATGACAGAATAGCAATTCCCGGCCAACGCCTGGCTGCCGAGCTGCTGTTCCCGCCAGGTGACCGTAGTCATCTCATCGTTTGGAAGCGAGTAAAGCAGATCATGGACCGGATGATCCGCAGCCTGATCCGATCCGCCCCCAGGCCGCTTTTTGTACACACCCAGCGGTAGGGTGCCCATCGTTTCTGCGAGCACCCGCACGCAGCTGTACACGGTAATGAAGCGCATCGCGCTTTCCTCGTTTACCTTGACGCCGGAGTGTACCTGTCCGCCCCGGGCACGCTCCACGACCTGACGATGAAAGTCGTCCATGGTGTAAGCTTCAGATTTAGCGGAAATCAGTCTTGAAAGAACGCCCATTTGCTCCTCCTTTCTCCGCTGTCGCCTTTACAGGCTTGCGGGGTTATGTGCGGGGGCTCTCATTAGGAGGAACGCCCTGCGCGGCTCCTGGGGGCTTCCGGCGAGGTGGAAGCCCGAGCCAGAGCAAGAGGATGCCGCAAACCATATAGCTGGCAGGCTGGTAGATCAGCCACAACCCGTACCCGAGAAGGAAAAAGCCCGCCACAAGGCAGGCTTCCCGGAGATTTTCGATTGTGATTTTCATAGCTTCCGCAGCCCCCTCTTCTCATAAGCTGATTTGCGTTTCTCCCGGAAGACAAGTGCGCGGGCCAATGCGTCGATAATGGCTGCGATACCGTCGATCCGGTTCGAGGATTTCTTCTTGTCTGGAGCGATGTTCTCGTTCGCGTCCATGCGGATGACGACATTGTCTGCCATCCAGCGGAGCACCTCGTTGCCGCCGTGGAAGAAGCGCTTGGCAATAACCAGCGCCTCCAACTCCTTCGTTGCTGCCGAGAGGTTTCGCAGGTTCTGTGACAACTCGACCATCTCGAGCCCTTCATCGGCCAGTTCCAGCGCGATCTGAGTGGCGTTCCATGGATCGAAGGCGATCTCTTGGACGTCATAGAGCTTTGCCAAATCGAGCACCGTCTTTTTAATAAAACGGTAGTCAATGATATTACCAGGCGTCGTCATGATCAGGCCGTCTTTGATCCACTTGCGATACGGCACGCCGTCGCGCTCTTCCCTTTCCTTGAAGTCCGTCTCTTCCGGCATCCAGAAGAAGAGCAGCACCTCATAGACGCCGCTCTCCTCTTCTGGTGGAAACAGCAGCGCGAAGGCTGAGATATCCGTCTTGGTCGAAAGGTCGAGCCCGCCGATGCATTTGCGACCAAGCAACCTCTCCTTGTCGATGACGCCTGCCGCTGCATCCCACCGCTGCAGAGGCATCCATTTGACCACAGCATTGACCCAACGATTCAAGTCCTTGATCAGGAAGTTGACGTATGCTGAGGCGAGCTGCTTCGCTTTGTTCGCCTGCCGTCGCATGTAATCCATGCCCTTGGAGACCCCCAGGTTCGGGTTCGCCTTCGGCCAGCAGCTTTCGTCGAATGGATCGTCATCCTCGTCGATCGCGGCGATGTAAGCAAAGAAGGTCTCGTCGGACTGGATGCCCTTCAAGACCTTTACGGCGTATTCGCGGAGCTGATGGCAAGGTCCCTGGATGTTAAAGCCGGCCGTCGTGATGACGAAGATCAGCGGCTGCTCCCGCGCCGAGGTGCCCGACTCGATGACGTCGTAGAGCGCGGAGGACTTGTGCGCATGGTATTCGTCGATGACAGCACCGTGGACGTTGAGACCGTCAAGGGAGTTGGAATCGGCGCCCAGCGGCTCGAACTTGGCTCCCGTCTCCGCTACGCTCATGTTCTTCCGGTAGACCCGGACATGCTGTAGGAGATCCGGAGAAGCCTTGACCATCCGTGACGCCTCGTCAAAAGTCAGCTTCGCTTGGTCTAGCTTAGTCGCCGCGGAGTAGACTTCTGCTCCGTATTCGCCGTCCGCGATTGTCAGGTAGTTGCCTACGCCAGCTGCAAGCGTGCTCTTCCCATTTTTCCGGGCAATCTCGTCGTAAGCGACCCTGAAGCGCCGGAGCTGTGTGTCTCGCTCGAGCCAACCGAACAGGCTGCCGACGATGAATTTCTGCCAGAGCTCCAACTGGAAAGACTGCCGCGCCCACTTGCCCTTGGAGTGCTTGAGGTATCGATAAAAGTCGATGGCATGCGCCGCTGCCAGGTCGTCGAAGTAATACTCAAAGGTCGTGACGTTCAGTTGGGAGTCCCGGAGGTTATCTAGATGCCGCTGACAGGCAAGCTTCACGAGCTCGCCAGCGATGATCTCGCCGCTCAGGACCTTCTGAGCATACTCAAGGACTGGGCAGGTCGCGTTTTCTTGGGCCATGCAGATACCCACTGAATGAATCAGAATTGCCCGCTGGCGGCGCGCCACCGGTCGGCAGGATGGTTGGCGCCTCCATTCTAGCTCGCGCCGCAGGAGAGAGTCCGAATTCAGCGCTGATCATCTTTATGACCGCGGCTTCCTTCTGGATTACGGCAATCTCCGGGCGCTGCACAAAGTTGGTGGCGCCTGCCTTGTTGGTGTATTCATGGAACATGGATCCAGCTTTCTTGAGCGACTTCGTTGCGGTGGCATGCCGGCTGTAAGAGAGGCAGTAGGCCTCAAACAAGGCCATGTCCGCGACAGTCAAAAGCCCGAGCTTCATGAGCTCGGGCCCGATTCGATTCCATTCTCTTTTGGCCATCGCATCAAAGTATGGCGGCGCCTTCGGTAATTCGTTCGGAGCCCGAGGTTTGGGCTCGTTGGCTGGCGAACGGTCATTGCGAAACGTTCCTTCCAGCACCTTCAGTTCCGTAGGCTTGGGCCTGGGGCCTCGTGCTCCCATAGGATTCACACCTCCAAATAAAAAAACCCGTCTTTAAATCGACGGGTTCAATAATTATTTTATAAATTCGTTCCAAGCAACTCCCCACGACAAGGAGGGAATTGGGGCAAGAGGTGGGAGCGACGGGATTGGCTGGAGGGGCGTAAGTGAAAAAACCGGTGGTAGTGGCGGGACTTGGGTCAGAGGAGTTATCGGCCCACCAGTTGCACCTTTAGTAAAGGCGACTGCATTGCCATTTTTGTCTCTTAAAAAACCTGATTTGTAAGTTCCGAAGTGTTCGCCACGAAACGAATATACTGATCCGTTTCTTACAAATGCTTTTGCTTCGCCCCTAACAGAGTAAATGACATCCCTCTTTAGCCACGCCTGAACTTGTCCGTATTTATCAAAAATTGACTCCATTTCTCCATCACCCTTCACTCGATGTGTTGGAGAAATTATACTACAACCCCCCCTTAGAAAAAACCTGACCGCGGTTATACGAAACTGGACGCGCGGTCTATGGCTGTCAGGGGCTTAGGATTTGCCCCCCCCCTCCCCCTTTTCATTCGACACGGTTCGACTTTTCGACAAAACCGAGGTCCAGCGCCCTTTTCTCCCTTCTCACGCCCATTCCCCTGCCGAACCCACCATCCTCGGTCACTGTCTTGATGTCATGGTGCCTCTTACACAGCGGCTGCCAGTTGTTCTCGTCCCAGAACAGCTTCTTTTTTCCTTTATGAGGGATGATGTGGTCAACGACGGTCGCAGGCGTCAGCCTTTCCTCCATGTAGCACTCGAGACATATTGGATGCTGTTGGAGGAACCTTACTCTTCGCTCTCTCCAGCGAGCGTCATAGCCCCTCTTCGCTGCGCTCTCTCTAAGGTCGTCGTACCTCTTATGGGTCTTACTCGCGTGGGCCGTGCAGTGCCGTTCTGCAGTTAGCTCAGGGCAACCTGCCTTGGCACACGGCTTCTTGAGTTTGCTCGGCACTTACCACCAACTCCTTTCGGCGCTCGCGTAGATCTCAGGATGACGAGCCACGTACGTTTTCACCTCACTCTTTATTTTGGGCAAACAAAAAGGCCACTCGTTTGAGAGCGACCTTCATTGCTTTTCTAAAATTTCTAAACCTTGATTTAGCAAATCAATTATTTCACGAATTTCCCCCTTATCAAGCGTTACGTCAGAATTAAGAATGAGATACCCATCGTGTATTTCTATACTGTTGTATTTGGGTGTGACTATACGAAGCGGGCTGGGCTGATCCATTGTCTTTACTCCCACCTCTTCTATTTACAATTTCCCCCATCAGTGATACCTTTTGTATCAAAACTATTCATTGGGGGATTTATATGTCTTCTTTCACTGACGCTCAATACCTGCTTTATGATGCTGGAGAACAGCTAAAAGCCATTGAGAAATTTTATGCTGAATCAATCCAGGAACAGAACATCTCTCCCGCGTTAAACCTCAAGGTTAAACATTACGTGGAAGACCTTCGTTCCTGCCTTGAGTACGTGGCGCACCATATTCACTTTGTATTTTGTCAAGGGAATGAGTTCCCCTTCAAAACGCAGTTCCCAATTTTTGAACATGAAGACAAAATGATTAGAAAGATGGTGGCAGATAGAACAGCTCCTTTTAAAGAACTTCCTGTTAACAAACCAGAGCTTTGGGATTACCTTTTAAGTCTTCAAACTTTTCGAAATCCCGAAACCGCTTCGTGGCTTTACATCCTTCAGGACTTGAGCAACAGCAGCAAACACAGAAAATTATCTCCACAAAGAAAGCAAATAGACATGTTCGCAAGGCATCTTGAATTCCCGGGAATAACATTTAAAAACTGTACTTTCAGGGGAGTCAAAAATAATATTCAAATTAATGGAGTTAACTATGACCCCACTGTCGAGAATGGTTTGAGTAGTGTGGCGCTTGTCGAGGATGTTGACGCATGGGTAAGTTTTGTCTTTGAAGAACTCAACATACCTGTTTTTCCTACACTGCAAGATATTCTCCAAGGCGTCGCTTCAGTAGTAGATCAAATTGAAGAATATCTAAATGAATAACCACTGCCGCTTATGCGGCTTTTTATTATGCATCAATTAAATACGGCACCAGATCATCATATGAGAACGTGTCGTACTGGATCTCATGTACGTTGAAATACTCGCGCACCTTATCAA encodes:
- a CDS encoding 4-fold beta flower protein is translated as MESIFDKYGQVQAWLKRDVIYSVRGEAKAFVRNGSVYSFRGEHFGTYKSGFLRDKNGNAVAFTKGATGGPITPLTQVPPLPPVFSLTPLQPIPSLPPLAPIPSLSWGVAWNEFIK
- a CDS encoding HNH endonuclease signature motif containing protein, whose amino-acid sequence is MPSKLKKPCAKAGCPELTAERHCTAHASKTHKRYDDLRESAAKRGYDARWRERRVRFLQQHPICLECYMEERLTPATVVDHIIPHKGKKKLFWDENNWQPLCKRHHDIKTVTEDGGFGRGMGVRREKRALDLGFVEKSNRVE
- a CDS encoding terminase large subunit: MAQENATCPVLEYAQKVLSGEIIAGELVKLACQRHLDNLRDSQLNVTTFEYYFDDLAAAHAIDFYRYLKHSKGKWARQSFQLELWQKFIVGSLFGWLERDTQLRRFRVAYDEIARKNGKSTLAAGVGNYLTIADGEYGAEVYSAATKLDQAKLTFDEASRMVKASPDLLQHVRVYRKNMSVAETGAKFEPLGADSNSLDGLNVHGAVIDEYHAHKSSALYDVIESGTSAREQPLIFVITTAGFNIQGPCHQLREYAVKVLKGIQSDETFFAYIAAIDEDDDPFDESCWPKANPNLGVSKGMDYMRRQANKAKQLASAYVNFLIKDLNRWVNAVVKWMPLQRWDAAAGVIDKERLLGRKCIGGLDLSTKTDISAFALLFPPEEESGVYEVLLFFWMPEETDFKEREERDGVPYRKWIKDGLIMTTPGNIIDYRFIKKTVLDLAKLYDVQEIAFDPWNATQIALELADEGLEMVELSQNLRNLSAATKELEALVIAKRFFHGGNEVLRWMADNVVIRMDANENIAPDKKKSSNRIDGIAAIIDALARALVFREKRKSAYEKRGLRKL
- a CDS encoding phage terminase small subunit P27 family, yielding MGARGPRPKPTELKVLEGTFRNDRSPANEPKPRAPNELPKAPPYFDAMAKREWNRIGPELMKLGLLTVADMALFEAYCLSYSRHATATKSLKKAGSMFHEYTNKAGATNFVQRPEIAVIQKEAAVIKMISAEFGLSPAARARMEAPTILPTGGAPPAGNSDSFSGYLHGPRKRDLPSP